From Polyodon spathula isolate WHYD16114869_AA chromosome 26, ASM1765450v1, whole genome shotgun sequence, one genomic window encodes:
- the LOC121300564 gene encoding interleukin-21 receptor-like isoform X1, which translates to MLFSQHLLLFMSCVAGFPSATKRLTTEKPDLTCLNNYVQTVSCTLTVNKWRNSEEENATIILEFKHLFLDNDPSVQCTLVKEAESFDRVSYSCSLDFKDEIISEDRYEISLRRQFNGTIEKTVADTGYRPSLHINPLRPVNLSVTLSSDQYNFTWDTGYPDDHYLDDHLQFELSYRKKEDALHSEENVLSRANCMRFIDLKASFLEADTVYIAKVRSAPNNISYIGHWSEWSQPVEWKTGAPAEKKSDIIVIVGLIVIPLLLAAVILVSLYFNLPTRFKCVLFTKIPTPEPFFQPLYSNHKGNFRNWLSHQRDPLRKEEELKINRLTQTKQAKTEDSFFLCTEEEVLNHITYVKPIHREWSCFAKHGNSADCKGSRDVASDIASSPLAALPKSLQFSALSLDPAGVTNSDSGCDNMTRSPDSSWQQATFSFELPPEPESLCYSDDYCTLSDTNNGLIPTQMIWQVVKSTQSLTGSCPLAAESGDDNSDPHDSQNKYDPNTIPAANV; encoded by the exons ATGTTGTTCAGTCAACATCTCCTTCTCTTCATGAGTTGTGTTGCCGGCTTTCCATCAGCGACAAAGAGATTAACAA CAGAAAAACCCGACCTCACGTGTCTGAATAATTACGTGCAAACCGTGAGCTGTACTCTGACAGTCAACAAATGGAGGAACTCTGAAGAGGAGAATGCTACCATCATTCTAGAATTCAAACA CTTGTTTCTAGATAACGATCCGTCTGTGCAATGCACTCTTGTGAAAGAAGCTGAAAGTTTTGACCGGGTAAGCTACAGCTGCTCACTGGACTTCAAGGATGAGATCATTAGCGAGGACAGATATGAAATCAGCCTTCGAAGACAATTCAACGGCACAATAGAAAAAACAGTGGCAGATACAGGATATAGACCATCACTGCACA TTAACCCTCTTCGTCCGGTCAATCTGTCTGTCACCCTGAGCTCAGATCAGTATAACTTCACCTGGGACACAGGCTACCCTGATGATCATTACCTGGACGATCACCTGCAGTTTGAATTGTCATATAGAAAGAAAGAAGACGCATTGCACTCCGAG GAAAATGTATTGTCCCGTGCTAATTGCATGAGGTTTATAGATCTGAAAGCATCCTTTCTTGAAGCAGACACAGTCTACATTGCAAAAGTCCGCTCCGCACCCAACAATATCAGCTATATAGGACACTGGAGTGAGTGGAGCCAGCCGGTAGAGTGGAAGACAG gtGCCCCCGCAGAAAAGAAGTCAGATATTATAGTAATCGTCGGATTGATTGTCATACCTTTACTACTGGCAGCTGTCATACTGGTGTCTCTGTACTTCAATCTTCCAACAAG GTTTAAATGTGTGCTCTTCACAAAGATACCAACACCAGAACCATTCTTCCAGCCTCTCTACAGCAACCACAAAGGGAATTTCCGG AACTGGCTCAGTCATCAGAGGGATCCACTGAGGAAAGAAGAAGAGCTGAAAATTAACAGACTCACGCAGACCAAGCAGGCGAAGACTGAAGACAGCTTCTTCCTGTGCACTGAGGAAGAGGTCCTCAATCACATCACTTACGTCAAGCCTATCCACCGTGAGTGGAGCTGCTTTGCTAAGCACGGTAACAGTGCTGATTGCAAGGGGAGCCGAGATGTTGCGTCTGACATCGCGAGTAGCCCCCTCGCGGCACTGCCTAAGTCCTTACAGTTTAGCGCGCTCTCCTTGGATCCAGCAGGAGTCACCAACAGCGATTCCGGGTGTGACAATATGACAAGGAGTCCAGACAGCAGCTGGCAGCAAGCCACCTTCTCATTTGAGCTGCCCCCTGAACCAGAGAGCCTGTGCTACAGCGATGATTATTGCACGCTCTCTGACACCAACAACGGACTGATCCCCACCCAAATGATTTGGCAGGTGGTGAAGAGCACGCAGAGCCTGACTGGCAGCTGCCCCCTGGCTGCAGAGTCCGGAGATGACAACAGCGACCCGCATGATTCCCAGAACAAATACGACCCAAATACGATTCCTGCAGCGAATGTCTGA
- the LOC121300646 gene encoding interleukin-21 receptor-like — protein sequence MGVVGPLVFKLLLCGLIGNTTCSCNVTECFTDYISSLSCFCSCALPSSQYELLTQWDTDPWTSSCKLQPVESDPVARLWCVMSMEDLLTNENYTVCVRKVSSEQEEELAGCVYVSLAEHIKPPPPFNLRPTSDSKGYNISWEMIYTEDDFLSGNLEYEVRYKQTEQSWESQTKKHFGEDQRNIFLPLDKLEDCAIYVAEARAGPRKSSEYTGSWSEWSLPVTWKTQCKGRPLYEIYAPMALVVVSLIVGLSVRIRTKGLQKTLCGLIPSPEDFFKPLNVLHSGDFKSWVGPVYTFSAFDFAEKNMTIPVVCVQQDVQKKLHEIEEESSGKHSTGQGRLRDSKLYFSSGSITTDQRDKSTGHISIDTVTVSDEDGLCCPQYHESEQEGYRAGRGSGISLDYPSAGDLDSSSSSEEDGLLGSRRDGMVISSGCVSVDQRRSHEATNSMQSPTLGQLFDSHDWEPESGNLYPRRDAESLSLDSFASNVRSEEEYGYPRIDLDTIDSGFLESDCSSPVESDFDSKGQVNCPILIDEDHSTNYVKQWVAYTDTTSDEDCSTS from the exons ATGGGAGTTGTAGGACCACTCGTGTTTAAATTGCTGCTCTGTGGCCTGATTGGAAACA CTACATGCTCCTGTAATGTGACGGAATGTTTCACAGACTACATAAGCTCACTGAGCTGCTTCTGCTCCTGCgccctcccttcctcccagtaCGAGCTGCTAACTCAGTG ggataccgACCCGTGGACTTCAAGCTGCAAACTGCAGCCTGTTGAAAGCGATCCTGTGGCAAGGCTCTGGTGTGTTATGAGTATGGAGGatcttttaacaaatgaaaattacactgtgtgtgtgcggaaAGTGAGCAGCGAGCAGGAGGAGGAACTGGCAGGGTGTGTCTATGTGAGCCTTGCGGAGCACA TAAAACCCCCGCCACCTTTTAACCTTCGACCAACAAGTGACAGCAAGGGTTACAACATCTCCTGGGAGATGATCTACACTGAGGATGATTTCCTCAGCGGTAATCTGGAATACGAGGTGCGCTACAAGCAGACGGAGCAGTCATGGGAG AGCCAAACTAAAAAACATTTCGGGGAGGACCAGAGAAACATATTCCTCCCCTTAGACAAACTGGAGGACTGCGCGATTTATGTTGCTGAAGCCCGAGCCGGACCCAGAAAAAGCAGTGAATATACTGGTTCCTGGAGCGAGTGGAGTCTACCGGTCACCTGGAAGACTCAGT GTAAAGGCAGGCCGCTGTACGAGATCTACGCACCGATGGCTCTGGTGGTGGTGTCGCTTATTGTGGGGCTCTCAGTCAGAATTAGAACAAA AGGGCTGCAGAAGACGCTGTGTGGCCTCATCCCCAGCCCGGAGGATTTCTTCAAGCCACTCAATGTTCTTCACTCAGGGGACTTCAAG AGCTGGGTCGGCCCTGTCTACACATTTTCAGCGTTCGACTTTGCTGAGAAGAACATGACAATTCCTGTCGTATGTGTCCAGCAGGACGTCCAGAAGAAGCTGCACGAGATTGAGGAGGAGAGCTCAGGCAAGCACTCAACGGGACAGGGCAGGCTCAGGGACTCCAAACTCTATTTCTCCAGTGGAAGCATCACGACTGACCAGAGGGACAAATCCACGGGCCACATTTCTATCGACACGGTTACGGTCTCTGACGAAGACGGGCTATGCTGTCCTCAGTATCATGAGTCCGAACAGGAAGGATACAGGGCCGGCCGGGGGAGTGGCATCAGCTTGGACTACCCATCTGCTGGGGATCTAGATAGCTCCAGCAGCTCCGAGGAGGACGGTCTCCTGGGTAGCAGGAGGGATGGCATGGTCATCTCGTCCGGCTGCGTGTCAGTGGATCAAAGGAGAAGCCACGAGGCAACGAACTCGATGCAGTCGCCAACTCTGGGGCAACTTTTTGACTCCCATGATTGGGAGCCCGAGTCTGGAAACCTGTACCCTCGGCGCGACGCGGAGAGCCTCTCGCTTGATTCTTTTGCCTCCAACGTTCGATCTGAAGAGGAGTACGGCTACCCAAGAATAGACCTGGACACTATTGACAGTGGGTTCTTGGAATCGGACTGCAGCAGTCCAGTAGAGTCTGATTTTGACAGCAAGGGCCAAGTGAATTGCCCCATTTTAATTGACGAAGACCACTCAACGAACTATGTGAAACAGTGGGTTGCGTACACGGACACGACATCAGACGAAGACTGTTCTACCAGTTAA
- the LOC121300564 gene encoding interleukin-21 receptor-like isoform X2: MLFSQHLLLFMSCVAGFPSATKRLTKKPDLTCLNNYVQTVSCTLTVNKWRNSEEENATIILEFKHLFLDNDPSVQCTLVKEAESFDRVSYSCSLDFKDEIISEDRYEISLRRQFNGTIEKTVADTGYRPSLHINPLRPVNLSVTLSSDQYNFTWDTGYPDDHYLDDHLQFELSYRKKEDALHSEENVLSRANCMRFIDLKASFLEADTVYIAKVRSAPNNISYIGHWSEWSQPVEWKTGAPAEKKSDIIVIVGLIVIPLLLAAVILVSLYFNLPTRFKCVLFTKIPTPEPFFQPLYSNHKGNFRNWLSHQRDPLRKEEELKINRLTQTKQAKTEDSFFLCTEEEVLNHITYVKPIHREWSCFAKHGNSADCKGSRDVASDIASSPLAALPKSLQFSALSLDPAGVTNSDSGCDNMTRSPDSSWQQATFSFELPPEPESLCYSDDYCTLSDTNNGLIPTQMIWQVVKSTQSLTGSCPLAAESGDDNSDPHDSQNKYDPNTIPAANV; this comes from the exons ATGTTGTTCAGTCAACATCTCCTTCTCTTCATGAGTTGTGTTGCCGGCTTTCCATCAGCGACAAAGAGATTAACAA AAAAACCCGACCTCACGTGTCTGAATAATTACGTGCAAACCGTGAGCTGTACTCTGACAGTCAACAAATGGAGGAACTCTGAAGAGGAGAATGCTACCATCATTCTAGAATTCAAACA CTTGTTTCTAGATAACGATCCGTCTGTGCAATGCACTCTTGTGAAAGAAGCTGAAAGTTTTGACCGGGTAAGCTACAGCTGCTCACTGGACTTCAAGGATGAGATCATTAGCGAGGACAGATATGAAATCAGCCTTCGAAGACAATTCAACGGCACAATAGAAAAAACAGTGGCAGATACAGGATATAGACCATCACTGCACA TTAACCCTCTTCGTCCGGTCAATCTGTCTGTCACCCTGAGCTCAGATCAGTATAACTTCACCTGGGACACAGGCTACCCTGATGATCATTACCTGGACGATCACCTGCAGTTTGAATTGTCATATAGAAAGAAAGAAGACGCATTGCACTCCGAG GAAAATGTATTGTCCCGTGCTAATTGCATGAGGTTTATAGATCTGAAAGCATCCTTTCTTGAAGCAGACACAGTCTACATTGCAAAAGTCCGCTCCGCACCCAACAATATCAGCTATATAGGACACTGGAGTGAGTGGAGCCAGCCGGTAGAGTGGAAGACAG gtGCCCCCGCAGAAAAGAAGTCAGATATTATAGTAATCGTCGGATTGATTGTCATACCTTTACTACTGGCAGCTGTCATACTGGTGTCTCTGTACTTCAATCTTCCAACAAG GTTTAAATGTGTGCTCTTCACAAAGATACCAACACCAGAACCATTCTTCCAGCCTCTCTACAGCAACCACAAAGGGAATTTCCGG AACTGGCTCAGTCATCAGAGGGATCCACTGAGGAAAGAAGAAGAGCTGAAAATTAACAGACTCACGCAGACCAAGCAGGCGAAGACTGAAGACAGCTTCTTCCTGTGCACTGAGGAAGAGGTCCTCAATCACATCACTTACGTCAAGCCTATCCACCGTGAGTGGAGCTGCTTTGCTAAGCACGGTAACAGTGCTGATTGCAAGGGGAGCCGAGATGTTGCGTCTGACATCGCGAGTAGCCCCCTCGCGGCACTGCCTAAGTCCTTACAGTTTAGCGCGCTCTCCTTGGATCCAGCAGGAGTCACCAACAGCGATTCCGGGTGTGACAATATGACAAGGAGTCCAGACAGCAGCTGGCAGCAAGCCACCTTCTCATTTGAGCTGCCCCCTGAACCAGAGAGCCTGTGCTACAGCGATGATTATTGCACGCTCTCTGACACCAACAACGGACTGATCCCCACCCAAATGATTTGGCAGGTGGTGAAGAGCACGCAGAGCCTGACTGGCAGCTGCCCCCTGGCTGCAGAGTCCGGAGATGACAACAGCGACCCGCATGATTCCCAGAACAAATACGACCCAAATACGATTCCTGCAGCGAATGTCTGA